A genomic window from Osmia bicornis bicornis chromosome 6, iOsmBic2.1, whole genome shotgun sequence includes:
- the LOC114874472 gene encoding activator of basal transcription 1-like: protein MESQTMENVENMESMTEDENRLQVKKRKKGIVYLSNIPKHMSIAKLRELFSLYGKVGRMYLQLAENELAKNGKIKKKKKIRTKSFTEGWVEFESKKIAKYVAATLNNTQVSSKKKSKFYDVIWNIKYLPRFKWIHLSERLAYEQAVRKQKLRAEIAQAKREANFFSHNVDRSKKLRKKQAENGISTFVPPVIKQRDTDAEIRSKKENDDVTDRTGFLKSLFG, encoded by the exons ATGGAAAGTCAAACAATGGAGAACGTTGAAAACATGGAAAGTATGACAGAAGACGAAAACAGGTTGCAagtaaaaaaacgaaaaaaggGAATTGTGTATTTGTCTAATATACCTAAACATATGAGTATCGCGAAACTTCGcgaattattttcattgtacGGAAAAGTTGGAAGAATGTATTTACAGTTAGCAGAGAATG AATTAGCAAAAAAtggcaaaataaaaaagaaaaagaagattcGCACGAAATCCTTTACCGAGGGTTGGGTCGAAtttgaaagtaaaaaaatagCAAAATATGTTGCAGCGACATTAAACAATACACAGGTTTCGAGcaaaaagaaaagcaaattTTACGATGTTATatggaatataaaatatcttcCGAG GTTCAAATGGATCCACTTGAGTGAACGTTTAGCTTATGAACAAGCAGTACGTAAACAGAAACTTAGAGCTGAAATTGCTCAAGCAAAGAGAGAAGCAAACTTCTTCTCTCACAATGTTGACAGAAGTAAAAAGCTACGAAAGAAACAGGCAGAAAATGGCATTAGTACTTTCGTACCACCAGTGATAAAGCAGAGGGACACAGATGCTGAGATTAGAagcaagaaagaaaatgatgaTGTCACAGATAGGACAGGTTTCTTAAAATCCTTGTTCGGATGA